Proteins found in one Stigmatopora nigra isolate UIUO_SnigA chromosome 15, RoL_Snig_1.1, whole genome shotgun sequence genomic segment:
- the LOC144208592 gene encoding uncharacterized protein LOC144208592, whose product MDVNLQPVASARECISYTANRGAKDPKNAILGRRGVPTKRRYDPSFTEEAVPLKRSKHLRLQTQLSATKMSVKSSRAKRKKCQSGSKLERVKSTKLSARSGPPRGPKQNPAPKVESLSMKQRVKTTKASLKLKPTKGTKRKAASKSETLVKKQRFETTTTVSVKIVPESRSKWKSRPRPQTLVRKQRQVKPKAQTRMRKHPCPTKAVNVRSHRNKSRPGILIRKAKTRTKMETLTRYQADKVTVDRQVCNRAAKRQLEVITRKEKCKPKSTNGILASRTRTVLTARGTNQKCNTIPDTLTRSQWLKATQMSMAHQAEKRLLPTTTTICHDSLDHKYQQLEKIGEGGFGSVYSGYRKTDSFPVAIKHIPKEEVKIIPLNIKGRKHDVPLEALLMLQASCIKNADGKSAVVSLLDKYDFDQELVLVMEKPARSVDLFTYIARCRHFKEKEAKNIMRQLVDAAIKMHAVNVFHRDLKPGNVLLEVTYGVPRVRVIDFGCSCFVTEEPYHDYTGTLSYAPPEYVLRGTYRAGPTTVWHLGAMLFELLAGSKQFDTLLFISQMLRLNRVLSQDCKDFLQMCLNRDPKQRATLVQIHQHPWLV is encoded by the exons ATGGATGTCAACCTCCAGCCTG TTGCAAGTGCCAGAGAATGCATCTCCTACACGGCTAACCGTGGAGCCAAGGACCCCAAAAACGCCATTTTAGGGCGTCGGGGGGTCCCGACCAAGAGACGCTATGACCCATCCTTCACTGAGGAGGCCGTGCCGCTAAAGAGAAGCAAACATCTAAGGCTCCAAACCCAGCTAAGTGCCACCAAAATGTCTGTGAAGTCTTCACGAGCTAAAAGAAAGAAATGCCAGAGCGGCTCCAAACTGGAGCGGGTCAAATCCACCAAGTTGTCCGCCAGGTCCGGACCACCCCGAGGACCCAAACAGAATCCCGCCCCCAAAGTAGAAAGTCTCTCAATGAAGCAACGGGTCAAAACTACCAAGGCTTCTCTAAAGTTAAAGCCCACAAAAGGGACCAAGCGCAAAGCTGCTAGCAAATCAGAAACGCTGGTGAAAAAGCAGAGGTTTGAGACCACCACCACGGTGTCCGTGAAGATCGTCCCGGAAAGTCGTTCCAAATGGAAATCGAGACCCAGACCGCAGACCCTGGTGAGGAAACAACGTCAAGTTAAACCCAAAGCACAAACCCGGATGAGAAAGCACCCGTGTCCAACAAAAGCAGTCAATGTAAGGTCGCATAGAAATAAATCCAGGCCGGGTATCCTCATTAGGAAAGCCaaaaccagaaccaaaatggagaCCCTGACCCGGTATCAAGCAGATAAGGTCACCGTGGACCGGCAGGTTTGTAATCGAGCTGCTAAAAGACAACTGGAAGTCATTacaaggaaagaaaaatgtaaacccAAATCCACCAATGGCATCCTGGCATCAAGGACTAGGACCGTCCTGACAGCCCGAGGAACCAATCAGAAATGCAACACAATACCAGACACCCTAACAAGGAGTCAATGGCTCAAAGCCACCCAGATGTCTATGGCTCACCAGGCGGAAAAACGACTCTtacccacaacaacaacaatttgtcACG ACTCTCTAGACCACAAGTATCAGCAGCTAGAGAAAATCGGCGAAGGAGGCTTCGGATCCGTCTACTCCGGTTACCGTAAAACGGATTCTTTCCCT GTGGCCATCAAACATATTCCCAAAGAAGAAGTCAAGATCATCCCTCTG AACATCAAAGGCAGGAAACATGACGTCCCCCTGGAGGCTTTGCTTATGCTGCAGGCATCGTGCATCAAGAACGCCGACGGCAAATCGGCCGTGGTGTCCCTGCTGGATAAATACGATTTTGATCAAGAGTTGGTGCTGGTCATGGAGAAGCCGGCACGTTCTGTCGACCTCTTCACCTACATCGCCAGGTGTCGCCACTTTAAGGAGAAGGAGGCTAAG AACATCATGAGGCAGCTGGTGGACGCCGCCATCAAAATGCACGCCGTCAACGTCTTCCACCGAGATCTCAAACCGGGGAATGTTCTCCTGGAGGTCACTTACGGCGTCCCGAGAGTGCGCGTCATCGACTTTGGCTGCAGCTGCTTTGTCACCGAGGAGCCTTATCACGACTACACCGGCACCCTCTCCTATGCGCCTCCCGAGTACGTCCTGAGGGGGACGTACAGGGCGGGGCCTACCACGGTGTGGCATTTGGGAGCCATGCTTTTCGAGCTACTGGCTGGCAGTAAGCAGTTCGACACGCTTCTCTTCATCTCGCAGATGTTACGGCTCAATCGGGTTCTGTCTCAAG ATTGCAAGGATTTCTTGCAGATGTGCTTGAACCGTGACCCCAAGCAGCGGGCCACCCTGGTGCAGATCCACCAGCACCCGTGGCTCGTTTAA
- the LOC144208384 gene encoding serine/threonine-protein kinase pim-3-like has protein sequence MNVDNFQAFPFVPAKFLPVPDQRNFSPFMEGCVLLKADKKAVRNRATPVTKFCGTLSIVGESKTPASDVAQTKRETPGTSQKPPPVKRSKIPPAPKQETVSKAPIPEAATVPANLPQVKRTSKRKAAIKQESLPLDHYQRVDVSAQPVPAKRLKRKSNTRQDPLAKEPTTELSVKALLAKVLNTKYAGKPEAAVGVKKPQVEVAEVSVKALLAKLTTKRKSSTKAEGQKQSKQARTATAATTVVQKTPAAIPTACPCCPAAVQQPDATRALFAQKYQQLEKLGEGGFGSVYAGYRKSDCFPVAIKYIPIEKVESVFLYINGKIQKVPLEAWLMLQASSLKNPDGSSAVVLLLDTYDMEKELVLVMERPVPSVDLFTFRTKYKLGPLEEYEARNIMKQLVDAAIKMHAVNVFHRDLKQRNILLEATFSLPRVRLIDFGCSCFVNEEPYREYAGTLRYAPPEYVFKRPYKAGPATVWQLGALLFELLDGTERFDTLMFLFKGLTLNRVLSQDCKDFLWICLTSDMDQRATLEQMQWHPWLL, from the exons ATGAATGTGGACAACTTCCAGGCTTTTCCGTTCGTGCCGGCTAAATTCCTCCCCG TTCCAGATCAAAGAAACTTCAGCCCCTTTATGGAAGGCTGCGTACTTTTGAAAGCTGACAAAAAGGCCGTCAGAAACCGAGCCACGCCCGTCACCAAGTTCTGCGGGACCCTTTCCATCGTCGGCGAATCCAAAACGCCGGCGTCGGACGTGGCGCAGACCAAACGGGAGACCCCCGGCACGTCCCAGAAGCCACCGCCCGTCAAAAGATCCAAGATCCCGCCCGCCCCCAAACAAGAAACGGTCTCCAAAGCGCCGATCCCCGAAGCGGCCACAGTGCCGGCCAATCTGCCGCAGGTCAAACGGACTAGCAAACGTAAAGCGGCCATAAAACAAGAATCGCTCCCGCTGGATCATTACCAACGCGTGGACGTCTCGGCCCAGCCGGTGCCGGCCAAGAGACTAAAACGCAAATCCAACACCAGACAGGACCCCCTGGCCAAAGAACCCACCACGGAATTATCCGTCAAGGCCCTGTTGGCTAAAGTCCTGAACACAAAATACGCCGGCAAACCCGAAGCGGCCGTCGGAGTCAAGAAGCCGCAGGTGGAAGTGGCGGAGGTCTCCGTCAAAGCCTTATTGGCTAAACTGACCACCAAGAGGAAGTCCAGCACCAAAGCGGAAGGTCAGAAGCAAAGCAAGCAGGCCAGGACCGCCACTGCCGCCACCACCGTCGTGCAGAAGACCCCCGCCGCCATCCCAACCGCGTGCCCCTGCTGCCCGGCCGCCGTGCAGCAACCCGATGCCACCCGAG CCTTGTTCGCACAGAAATATCAACAGCTGGAGAAGCTCGGAGAAGGAGGCTTCGGATCCGTTTACGCCGGTTACAGGAAAAGCGACTGTTTTCCC GTGGCTATCAAATACATCCCCATAGAAAAAGTGGAAAGCGTTTTTTTG TACATAAATGGAAAGATCCAGAAGGTTCCTTTAGAAGCTTGGCTCATGCTCCAAGCGTCCTCGTTAAAGAACCCTGACGGGTCCTCGGCCGTTGTCCTCCTTTTGGACACTTACGACATGGAGAAGGAGTTGGTTCTAGTTATGGAGAGACCAGTCCCATCTGTGGACCTCTTCACGTTTAGAACTAAATACAAACTCGGGCCTTTGGAGGAGTACGAAGCCAGG AACATCATGAAGCAACTAGTGGACGCCGCCATCAAAATGCACGCCGTCAACGTCTTCCATCGAGACCTAAAGCAAAGGAACATCCTCCTGGAGGCCACTTTTAGCCTCCCCAGAGTTCGACTAATAGACTTTGGCTGTAGCTGCTTTGTCAACGAAGAACCATATCGAGAATATGCCG GAACCTTACGGTACGCCCCTCCAGAGTATGTATTCAAACGGCCGTACAAGGCCGGTCCGGCTACCGTATGGCAACTGGGAGCGCTGCTTTTCGAATTATTGGATGGAACCGAACGGTTTGACACCCTCATGTTCCTTTTTAAGGGGCTTACGTTGAACCGGGTGCTGtcacaag ATTGCAAAGACTTCTTATGGATCTGCTTGACGTCAGATATGGATCAGCGAGCCACCCTGGAGCAGATGCAGTGGCACCCGTGGCTtctttga
- the gipc1 gene encoding PDZ domain-containing protein GIPC1 isoform X1 — translation MPLGLGRRKKASPLVENEEAEPIRGGLNVEGLDGEVVVGLGDGATSEGLPPPPGGMRPRLIFHTQLAHGSPTGRIEGFSNVRELYAKIGEAFGIPSAEVMFCTLNTHKVDMDKLLGGQIGLEDFIFAHIKGQKKEIEVFKGEDALGLTITDNGAGYAFIKRIREGSIIHQIQVINVGDMIESINGQRLIGCRHYEVAKMLKELPKGKDFTIKLVEPLKAFDMISQRSGGSRSSSGVQLGTGRGTLRLRSKGPATVEEVPSAFEEKAIEKVDDLLESYMGIRDSELAATMVELGKDKKNPDEFAEALDETLGDFAFPDEFVFDVWGAIGDAKELCQTAAFWELHCHS, via the exons ATGCCCCTGGGTTTGGGAAGAAGGAAGAAGGCGTCGCCGTTGGTGGAGAACGAGGAAGCGGAACCCATCCGCGGAGGGCTCAACGTGGAGGGTTTGGATGGCGAGGTGGTGGTGGGCCTGGGCGACGGCGCCACCTCGGAGGGGCTGCCCCCGCCGCCCGGCGGTATGCGGCCGAGACTCATCTTCCATACGCAATTGGCACACGGCAGCCCAACCGGACGCATCGAGGGCTTCAGCAACGTGCGAGAGCTCTACGCCAAGATCGGCGAAGCCTTCGGGATCCCGTCGGCTGAG GTGATGTTTTGCACGTTGAACACTCACAAGGTGGACATGGACAAACTGTTGGGAGGCCAGATTGGCTTAGAAGACTTTATATTTGCCCACATTAAAGgccaaaagaaagaaattgaAGTGTTCAAAGGGGAAGATGCGCTCGGCTTGACCATCACTGACAATGGAGCGGGTTATGCTTTTATTAAG AGAATCCGTGAGGGCAGCATCATCCACCAGATCCAGGTGATTAACGTGGGCGACATGATCGAGTCCATCAATGGCCAGCGCCTGATTGGCTGTCGACACTATGAGGTGGCTAAGATGCTCAAGGAGCTGCCCAAGGGCAAGGATTTCACCATCAAGCTGGTGGAGCCACTTAAAGCTTTTG ATATGATCAGTCAAAGGTCAGGGGGCTCCAGGTCATCGTCGGGGGTCCAGCTAGGCACCGGTAGGGGGACTTTGCGGCTACGCTCCAAGGGTCCGGCTACCGTAGAGGAAGTG CCCTCTGCTTTTGAGGAAAAAGCCATTGAGAAGGTCGACGACTTGCTGGAAAGCTACATGGGCATCCGAGACAGCGAGCTGG CGGCTACCATGGTGGAGCTgggcaaagacaaaaagaaccCCGACGAGTTTGCCGAGGCCCTGGACGAGACGCTGGGCGACTTCGCCTTCCCGGACGAGTTCGTATTCGACGTGTGGGGCGCTATCGGAGACGCCAAG GAATTGTGCCAAACTGCTGCTTTTTGGGAACTTCACTGCCACTCTTGA
- the gipc1 gene encoding PDZ domain-containing protein GIPC1 isoform X2, with amino-acid sequence MPLGLGRRKKASPLVENEEAEPIRGGLNVEGLDGEVVVGLGDGATSEGLPPPPGGMRPRLIFHTQLAHGSPTGRIEGFSNVRELYAKIGEAFGIPSAEVMFCTLNTHKVDMDKLLGGQIGLEDFIFAHIKGQKKEIEVFKGEDALGLTITDNGAGYAFIKRIREGSIIHQIQVINVGDMIESINGQRLIGCRHYEVAKMLKELPKGKDFTIKLVEPLKAFDMISQRSGGSRSSSGVQLGTGRGTLRLRSKGPATVEEVPSAFEEKAIEKVDDLLESYMGIRDSELAATMVELGKDKKNPDEFAEALDETLGDFAFPDEFVFDVWGAIGDAKVGRV; translated from the exons ATGCCCCTGGGTTTGGGAAGAAGGAAGAAGGCGTCGCCGTTGGTGGAGAACGAGGAAGCGGAACCCATCCGCGGAGGGCTCAACGTGGAGGGTTTGGATGGCGAGGTGGTGGTGGGCCTGGGCGACGGCGCCACCTCGGAGGGGCTGCCCCCGCCGCCCGGCGGTATGCGGCCGAGACTCATCTTCCATACGCAATTGGCACACGGCAGCCCAACCGGACGCATCGAGGGCTTCAGCAACGTGCGAGAGCTCTACGCCAAGATCGGCGAAGCCTTCGGGATCCCGTCGGCTGAG GTGATGTTTTGCACGTTGAACACTCACAAGGTGGACATGGACAAACTGTTGGGAGGCCAGATTGGCTTAGAAGACTTTATATTTGCCCACATTAAAGgccaaaagaaagaaattgaAGTGTTCAAAGGGGAAGATGCGCTCGGCTTGACCATCACTGACAATGGAGCGGGTTATGCTTTTATTAAG AGAATCCGTGAGGGCAGCATCATCCACCAGATCCAGGTGATTAACGTGGGCGACATGATCGAGTCCATCAATGGCCAGCGCCTGATTGGCTGTCGACACTATGAGGTGGCTAAGATGCTCAAGGAGCTGCCCAAGGGCAAGGATTTCACCATCAAGCTGGTGGAGCCACTTAAAGCTTTTG ATATGATCAGTCAAAGGTCAGGGGGCTCCAGGTCATCGTCGGGGGTCCAGCTAGGCACCGGTAGGGGGACTTTGCGGCTACGCTCCAAGGGTCCGGCTACCGTAGAGGAAGTG CCCTCTGCTTTTGAGGAAAAAGCCATTGAGAAGGTCGACGACTTGCTGGAAAGCTACATGGGCATCCGAGACAGCGAGCTGG CGGCTACCATGGTGGAGCTgggcaaagacaaaaagaaccCCGACGAGTTTGCCGAGGCCCTGGACGAGACGCTGGGCGACTTCGCCTTCCCGGACGAGTTCGTATTCGACGTGTGGGGCGCTATCGGAGACGCCAAGGTGGGACGCGTGTGA
- the LOC144208386 gene encoding RUN domain-containing protein 3A-like yields MASTSSLSSSKPHTHQHQRPTISAEDSGCKASTGPGGGKAGPGGGCGQLPVSPLLDGRMEPGCVRTAMAMGLTSKKTSARSVGVERKNLITVCRFSVKTLLEKYTAEPIDDSAEEFVNFAAILEHILSHRFKGSASWFSSDGQRSFWEYLRLACGKVQNNCIASIENIENISTSRAKGRAWIRVALMEKRLSEYVSTALRDTRTTRRFYDDGAIMLREEATVLTGMLIGLSAIDFSFCLKGETLDGKSPAVIDYTPYLKFTQSYDCLSDEDDRRSVDSSNSEESVPEHPYIPLVTDEESWSNKCRKMEQRFKIVYAQKGYLEELVRLRESQLKNVETENKCLRAKVDELSLQSQREKKELEAVVLELQAQLSSLMPCDSSHLGKNLSIPLINQWTTVSDHQGDVKLFRRRSFHSMEQLSAEISFNSDSQRTYDKQNGDAAWTSAGKDDTPSMLGLCGSLASLPSSKSLTSLKSSECLVNISPALSPS; encoded by the exons ATGGCTTCGACCTCCAGCCTCAGCAGCAGCAAGCCGCACACTCATCAGCATCAACGGCCGACAATTTCCGCAGAGGACAGCGGCTGCAAAGCCAGCACGGGGCCCGGCGGAGGGAAGGCGGGGCCCGGTGGTGGGTGCGGACAGCTGCCGGTGTCGCCGCTGTTGGATGGACGAATGGAGCCCGGCTGTGTGCGCACGGCAATGGCTATGGGGCTGACGTCGAAAAAGACGTCCGCCCGGAGCGTCGGAGTGGAAAGAAAAAACCTCATCACGGTGTGCAG gttttccgTTAAGACTCTGTTGGAAAAGTATACCGCCGAGCCCATCGATGACTCGGCTGAGGAGTTTGTCAACTTTGCCGCCATCTTGGAGCACATCCTTAGCCATCGCTTTAAAG GTTCTGCCAGCTGGTTCAGCTCAGATGGACAACGCAGCTTCTGGGAGTACCTCCGCTTGGCCTGTGGGAAGGTTCAGAACAACTGCATTGCCAGTATTGAGAATATTGAGAACATTAGCACGTCTCGAGCCAAG GGACGGGCTTGGATTCGAGTGGCGCTGATGGAGAAACGTCTTTCGGAATATGTCTCCACTGCCCTCAGGGACACCAGGACGACAAG AAGGTTCTACGACGACGGCGCCATCATGCTAAGAGAGGAAGCCACAGTACTGACTGGCATGCTCATTGGACTGAGTGCCATTGACTTCAG TTTTTGCCTAAAAGGGGAAACGCTGGATGGCAAGTCGCCGGCAGTGATCGATTACACGCCCTATCTCAAGTTCACTCAAAG CTACGACTGCCTGAGCGACGAGGACGACCGGCGCAGTGTGGACAGCAGCAATAGCGAGGAAAGCGTCCCCGAGCATCCTTACATTCCATTGGTCACCGACGAGGAGAGCTGGAGCAACAAGTGCCGCAAGATGGAGCAGCGGTTCAAGATCGTCTATGCCCAGAAG GGCTACCTGGAGGAGCTGGTACGCCTTCGCGAGTCGCAGCTGAAGAACGTGGAAACGGAGAACAAGTGTCTAAGGGCCAAAGTGGATGAACTGTCCTTGCAGAGTCAGCGTGAAAAGAAGGAGCTGGAAGCTGTTGTGCTGGAGCTGCAGGCTCAGCT CTCATCTCTAATGCCTTGTGACTCCTCCCACCTTGGAAAAAACCTTTCCATCCCACTTATCAACCAATGGACCACAGTCTCTGACCACCAGGGTGATGTCAAACTCTTCCGCAG GAGGAGTTTCCACAGCATGGAGCAACTTTCTGCCGAGATCAGCTTCAACTCAGACTCTCAGAGGACGTACGATAAGCAGAACGGAGACGCCGCTTGGACTTCAGCAG GGAAAGACGACACACCGTCCATGTTGGGTCTTTGTGGCTCTCTGGCTTCACTGCCCAGCTCCAAGTCGCTGACCAGCCTCAAGTCCAGCGAATGTCTGGTCAACATCAGCCCGGCGCTTTCTCCCAGCTAA
- the zwi gene encoding zwilling — protein sequence MGNTSITEGKTALAVGSTSIARGKTTVAMGNSSIFRGVTTTSMGDSTIQRQKTTVALGRASFSRGTTTTSFRKAFLPKRRTT from the coding sequence ATGGGAAACACCAGCATCACCGAGGGCAAGACCGCCCTGGCTGTGGGAAGCACCTCCATCGCTAGGGGGAAGACCACCGTAGCCATGGGGAACTCCTCCATCTTCCGTGGAGTGACCACCACTTCCATGGGAGACTCTACCATCCAAAGACAGAAGACCACCGTAGCTCTAGGACGAGCTAGCTTCAGCCGAGggaccaccaccacctctttccGTAAGGCGTTCTTGCCAAAACGCAGGACCACCTAA
- the rnf113a gene encoding E3 ubiquitin-protein ligase RNF113A, translating into MAEGDTSKGGSCTFLFKKSTKKFSGRKRKTSDSDKDADSDEEEISSVVRRDRKEKRENPMIQKSKKVEKETVSSSDSDNDKEDKITVSYKSKRSAKPEGPDDMGATATYEMDTERDKDAQAIFERSQKIQEEWTGKEDDKIYRGINNYQKFIKPKDTTMGNASSGMVRKGPIRAPEHLRATVRWDYQPDICKDYKETGFCGFGDSCKFLHDRSDYKHGWQIERELEEGRYGNNDEENYEVSSDEEDLPFKCFICRDSYKNPIVTKCRHYFCETCALQHYRKSKRCYVCNTQTNGVFNPAKDLLAKIEKRKAATDQPPSDNEDN; encoded by the exons ATGGCCGAGGGCGACACATCGAAAGGAGGCTCGTGCACTTTCTTATTCAAAAAATCTACTAAGAAGTTTTCAGGACGAAAACGAAAGACCAGTGACAGTGATAAAG ATGCAGACAGTGATGAAGAAGAGATCAGTTCCGTGGTCAGAAGGGATAGAAAAGAGAAGCGAGAAAACCCCATGATTCAAAAG TCCAAGAAAGTGGAGAAAGAAACCGTGTCATCTAGCGATAGCGACAATGACAAAGAGGACAAGATCACCGTCTCCTACAAATCGAAACGCTCAGCA aaaCCTGAGGGTCCCGATGACATGGGCGCCACGGCAACCTACGAAATGGACACAGAGCGTGACAAGGATGCTCAAGCCATTTTTGAGAGGAGCCAAAAAATCCAAGAG GAATGGACGGGCAAGGAGGATGATAAAATCTACCGTGGCATCAACAATTATCAGAAATTTATCAAACCCAAAGATACCACCATGGGCAATGCGTCCTCTGGCATGGTCAG GAAAGGACCCATCCGAGCCCCGGAGCACCTGCGAGCTACAGTCAGGTGGGACTACCAGCCAGACATCTGCAAGGACTACAAGGAGACTGGATTCTGTGGCTTTGGAG acaGCTGCAAGTTCCTCCACGATCGGTCGGACTACAAACATGGCTGGCAGATTGAGAGGGAGCTGGAGGAGGGGCGCTATGGGAATAATG ATGAAGAAAATTATGAGGTGAGCAGCGATGAAGAGGATTTGCCGTTCAAGTGTTTCATCTGCAGGGACTCCTACAAAAACCCCATTGTCACAAA ATGCCGCCATTATTTCTGCGAGACTTGCGCACTTCAGCACTACCGCAAGTCCAAGCGATGCTACGTGTGCAACACTCAGACTAATGGTGTCTTCAACCCAGCCAAGG ACTTGCTGGCCAAAATAGAGAAACGCAAAGCTGCCACCGACCAGCCGCCATCCGATAACGAGGACAACTGA
- the strada gene encoding STE20-related kinase adapter protein alpha isoform X1 → MSFLRWVTEKLSSESLRDLELFGEQAQGLSHREAHEDSRESVTSHSIPRRDTMGSFLPDSSAYQLLSVIGHGLDHLMTVNRARYRPTGELVAIRRIDLESCTNDMVAYLQAELHVSKLFHHSSILPYKSVFIAENELWVITPFMAYGSARELVSTYFPDGMSELTISYILMGVLKALEYIHQMGYVHRSVKASHVLIAADGQVRMSGLHSIFSLIRHGQRAKVVHDFPHNSIKVLPWLSPEVLQQNLQGYDFRSDIYSLGITACELANGHVPFKDMPATQMLLEKLNGTVPCLLDTTTIPPEELSMKPSRSGADSGICEGLGGGGGSVGGIRHSNGEPASSSSSGHPYNRTFSPHFHAFVELCLQRDPEKRPSASALIGHPFFKQIKRRPSEALPELLRPASPIGRGEGSHTLPSPSGLASLESSLSHLDVDDWDF, encoded by the exons ATGTCTTTTCTT CGTTGGGTGACTGAGAAACTGAGTTCCGAGAGCTTGCGGGATTTGGAGCTGTTTGGAG AGCAAGCTCAGGGACTCTCTCACAGGGAA GCTCATGAAGACAGCAGGGAAAGTGTGACATCCCATTCCATTCCACGGCGAGACACCATGGGCAGTTTCCTTCCTGACAGCAGCGCCTACCAGCTGCTCTCTGTTATTG GTCATGGTCTAGACCACCTGATGACAGTCAACCGGGCCCGCTATAGACCTACTGGGGAACTGGTGGCCATTCGGCGCATTGACCTCGAGTCATGTACCAACGACATGGTGGCTTATCTGCAG GCAGAGTTGCACGTGTCCAAATTGTTTCACCACTCCAGCATTTTGCCCTACAAGAGCGTCTTCATTGCTGAAAACGAGCTATGGGTTATCACCCCCTTCATGGCATATG GCTCTGCTCGAGAACTAGTCAGCACTTATTTCCCCGACGGCATGAGCGAACTCACCATCTCGTACATCCTGATGGGCGTCCTTAAAGCTCTGGAGTACATTCACCAAATGGGATATGTGCACAG GAGCGTGAAAGCCAGTCACGTGCTGATCGCCGCCGACGGCCAGGTGCGCATGTCGGGCCTCCACAGCATCTTCAGCCTGATCCGGCACGGGCAGCGCGCCAAGGTGGTGCACGACTTTCCGCATAACAGCATCAAGGTGTTGCCGTGGCTCAGCCCTGAAGTGCTGCAGCAG AACCTACAGGGCTACGACTTCCGCTCAGACATCTACAGCCTCGGCATCACGGCGTGTGAACTTGCTAACGGACATGTCCCCTTCAAAGACATGCCGGCCACACAG ATGCTGCTAGAAAAGCTAAACGGGACAGTACCATGCTTGCTGGACACCACCACCATCCCACCAGAGGAGCTCTCCATGAAGCCATCACGCTCCGGTGCTGACTCGGGTATTTGTGAGGGGCTGGGAGGAGGCGGGGGCAGCGTCGGCGGGATCCGCCACTCCAACGGTGAACCGGCTTCATCTTCCTCGTCGGGACACCCGTACAACCGCACTTTCTCGCCTCACTTTCATGCCTTTGTCGAGCTTTGTCTTCAGCGAGATCCGGAGAAGAG acCTTCTGCCTCTGCTCTCATTGGCCACCCTTTCTTCAAACAG ATTAAGCGCCGTCCCTCCGAGGCGCTGCCCGAACTCCTGAGGCCCGCTTCACCCATTGGCCGCGGCGAGGGATCCCATACGTTGCCTTCTCCTTCTGGATTGGCCAGTCTGGAGTCGAGCCTCAGCCACTTAGATGTGGATGACTGGGATTTCTGA
- the strada gene encoding STE20-related kinase adapter protein alpha isoform X2, whose protein sequence is MGSFLPDSSAYQLLSVIGHGLDHLMTVNRARYRPTGELVAIRRIDLESCTNDMVAYLQAELHVSKLFHHSSILPYKSVFIAENELWVITPFMAYGSARELVSTYFPDGMSELTISYILMGVLKALEYIHQMGYVHRSVKASHVLIAADGQVRMSGLHSIFSLIRHGQRAKVVHDFPHNSIKVLPWLSPEVLQQNLQGYDFRSDIYSLGITACELANGHVPFKDMPATQMLLEKLNGTVPCLLDTTTIPPEELSMKPSRSGADSGICEGLGGGGGSVGGIRHSNGEPASSSSSGHPYNRTFSPHFHAFVELCLQRDPEKRPSASALIGHPFFKQIKRRPSEALPELLRPASPIGRGEGSHTLPSPSGLASLESSLSHLDVDDWDF, encoded by the exons ATGGGCAGTTTCCTTCCTGACAGCAGCGCCTACCAGCTGCTCTCTGTTATTG GTCATGGTCTAGACCACCTGATGACAGTCAACCGGGCCCGCTATAGACCTACTGGGGAACTGGTGGCCATTCGGCGCATTGACCTCGAGTCATGTACCAACGACATGGTGGCTTATCTGCAG GCAGAGTTGCACGTGTCCAAATTGTTTCACCACTCCAGCATTTTGCCCTACAAGAGCGTCTTCATTGCTGAAAACGAGCTATGGGTTATCACCCCCTTCATGGCATATG GCTCTGCTCGAGAACTAGTCAGCACTTATTTCCCCGACGGCATGAGCGAACTCACCATCTCGTACATCCTGATGGGCGTCCTTAAAGCTCTGGAGTACATTCACCAAATGGGATATGTGCACAG GAGCGTGAAAGCCAGTCACGTGCTGATCGCCGCCGACGGCCAGGTGCGCATGTCGGGCCTCCACAGCATCTTCAGCCTGATCCGGCACGGGCAGCGCGCCAAGGTGGTGCACGACTTTCCGCATAACAGCATCAAGGTGTTGCCGTGGCTCAGCCCTGAAGTGCTGCAGCAG AACCTACAGGGCTACGACTTCCGCTCAGACATCTACAGCCTCGGCATCACGGCGTGTGAACTTGCTAACGGACATGTCCCCTTCAAAGACATGCCGGCCACACAG ATGCTGCTAGAAAAGCTAAACGGGACAGTACCATGCTTGCTGGACACCACCACCATCCCACCAGAGGAGCTCTCCATGAAGCCATCACGCTCCGGTGCTGACTCGGGTATTTGTGAGGGGCTGGGAGGAGGCGGGGGCAGCGTCGGCGGGATCCGCCACTCCAACGGTGAACCGGCTTCATCTTCCTCGTCGGGACACCCGTACAACCGCACTTTCTCGCCTCACTTTCATGCCTTTGTCGAGCTTTGTCTTCAGCGAGATCCGGAGAAGAG acCTTCTGCCTCTGCTCTCATTGGCCACCCTTTCTTCAAACAG ATTAAGCGCCGTCCCTCCGAGGCGCTGCCCGAACTCCTGAGGCCCGCTTCACCCATTGGCCGCGGCGAGGGATCCCATACGTTGCCTTCTCCTTCTGGATTGGCCAGTCTGGAGTCGAGCCTCAGCCACTTAGATGTGGATGACTGGGATTTCTGA